A genomic segment from Pangasianodon hypophthalmus isolate fPanHyp1 chromosome 25, fPanHyp1.pri, whole genome shotgun sequence encodes:
- the LOC113547626 gene encoding uncharacterized protein LOC113547626, producing MRIIQLQFYLLVCCGAAESFTEKSVDLGQNVTLKCEVSVKDVYWFLMKPSEPPLFILRSFRQSPGEPQYSNQTFSKRFSVQYNSSLFIHNISTNELGVYYCIQTGSPPDISSGIRLYTQNHSAVFPENQTSDSNQWQNQTSSKNEVNSHWSIPLVISGIMNCALVVAVTVLTARHCRRPPKTQAQPPDPGLQPHQDNTGPVYAEVQHTTTNGCVQTDVIQMSNLNSTYALLQLPNP from the exons ATCTACTTGTGTGCTGTGGAGCTGCAGAAAGTTTCACAGAGAAGTCGGTAGATTTGGGACAAAACGTGACTCTAAAGTGTGAGGTGTCTGTAAAAGATGTGTACTGGTTCCTGATGAAGCCGTCAGAACCTCCACTGTTTATATTACGCTCTTTCAGACAGAGTCCCGGGGAACCACAATACAGCAACCAGACCTTCAGCAAGAGATTCTCAGTGCAATATAACAGCAGTTTATTTATACACAACATCAGTACTAATGAATTAGGAGTGTATTATTGTATTCAAACTGGTTCACCTCCCGACATCAGCAGTGGAATCAGACTTTACACCCAGAATCACTCAGCTG tgtttccaGAAAATCAGACATCAGACAGTAATCAGTGGCAGAATCAGACATCCAGTAAAAATGAAGTGAACAGTCACTGGTCAATTCCTCTCGTCATATCAGGAATAATGAACTGTGCTCTGGTCGTTGCAGTTACAG ttCTTACAGCTCGTCACTGCAGAAGACCTCCAAAAACTCAAGCACAACCTCCAGATCCCGGTTTACAGCCGCATCAGGACAACACCGGCCCCGTG TATGCCGAGGTGCAACACACCACGACGAACGGGTGCGTTCAAACGGATGTCATTCAGATGAGTAATCTCAACAGCACATACGCTCTTCTGCAGCTACCGAACCCGTGA